The Verrucomicrobium spinosum DSM 4136 = JCM 18804 genome includes a region encoding these proteins:
- a CDS encoding tetratricopeptide repeat protein, producing the protein MKVHPVLRVTLTTASVLAIAVPSAPAVDLGKANPLKWFKSKEDAVPSVSEKQSQEAAADAMLRDARTASSTGNAGRAQSIYKDVVARYKFTDAAAEAQFELSRGLRATGKLQDAYEGFQKFIDNYRQSPRFSEALQQQFEIAEEAKAGKKQPSLLLIPMKLDKSELVKMYEGVIKNSPYGKYAPYAQFAIGEVYQDDGDKPMANASYQAVVENYPNTKLASEAQFRIGAISSAAARKTQDAQNLTATRDALETYKMANPSGERTSEAESLIQEVNTSQSYRSLEIGKFYEKAGKPKAAAIYYNEAIKFGAPDAAADARTRLANLAAAFPEEMKEQVASGNADYTVPAAVNLKSRDEYSGPPAPLIAKVNRKPEMRVEPDNFQPVPLKEPELPTRPGAVDAAGPGMILPPAAGGEPPAPALAPLPVPPAPAGQLDAPSLAPLPVPPAPSPEAAPAPAPEAPKAN; encoded by the coding sequence ATGAAAGTGCACCCCGTCCTTCGTGTCACATTGACCACTGCCTCTGTGCTGGCAATTGCCGTGCCATCCGCACCGGCCGTTGACCTCGGCAAGGCCAATCCCCTGAAGTGGTTCAAATCCAAGGAGGATGCTGTACCTTCCGTGTCGGAAAAGCAGTCTCAGGAAGCTGCTGCTGATGCGATGCTGCGAGATGCGCGTACAGCCTCCTCCACCGGCAATGCTGGCCGGGCCCAGTCCATCTACAAGGATGTGGTGGCCCGCTACAAGTTCACGGATGCTGCCGCTGAGGCCCAGTTTGAGCTCTCCCGCGGGCTGCGTGCCACCGGCAAGCTGCAAGATGCTTACGAAGGCTTCCAGAAGTTCATCGACAACTACCGCCAGAGCCCCCGCTTCAGCGAGGCTCTGCAGCAGCAGTTCGAGATCGCAGAGGAAGCGAAGGCTGGCAAGAAGCAGCCCTCCCTGCTGCTCATCCCCATGAAGCTCGACAAATCCGAGCTCGTGAAGATGTATGAAGGCGTGATCAAGAACTCCCCGTACGGCAAGTATGCGCCGTACGCCCAGTTCGCGATCGGTGAGGTGTATCAGGACGACGGCGACAAGCCGATGGCCAATGCCTCCTACCAGGCCGTGGTGGAAAACTACCCAAACACCAAGCTCGCCTCCGAAGCCCAGTTCCGCATTGGCGCGATCAGCAGTGCCGCGGCCCGCAAGACGCAGGACGCGCAGAACCTGACGGCGACGCGCGATGCGCTGGAGACCTACAAGATGGCCAACCCCTCTGGTGAGCGCACCAGTGAGGCGGAGTCCCTGATCCAGGAGGTGAACACCTCCCAGTCCTACCGCTCCCTTGAGATCGGCAAGTTCTATGAGAAGGCTGGCAAGCCGAAGGCCGCCGCCATCTACTACAATGAAGCCATCAAGTTCGGTGCGCCTGACGCTGCTGCGGATGCCCGCACCCGCCTCGCCAACCTCGCCGCCGCCTTCCCAGAAGAGATGAAGGAGCAGGTCGCCAGTGGCAATGCGGACTACACCGTGCCGGCAGCCGTGAATCTCAAGAGCCGTGATGAATACTCCGGTCCTCCCGCCCCGCTCATCGCCAAGGTCAACCGCAAGCCTGAGATGCGCGTGGAGCCCGACAACTTCCAGCCCGTGCCCCTCAAGGAGCCTGAGCTGCCGACCCGCCCTGGCGCGGTGGACGCTGCCGGTCCTGGCATGATTCTGCCCCCGGCTGCTGGTGGCGAGCCGCCAGCCCCGGCTCTGGCCCCCCTGCCGGTGCCGCCTGCACCTGCTGGCCAGCTTGACGCTCCGTCTCTGGCCCCGCTCCCTGTTCCTCCGGCCCCCTCCCCGGAAGCGGCTCCTGCTCCCGCGCCGGAAGCTCCCAAGGCAAACTGA
- a CDS encoding metallophosphoesterase, translating into MKICFVSDLHLFSQRSLAGQWMPLLHERIRESSLVVLGGDVFDFKWSTHGSAAATAEAASQWLQALMRMHPAHTFVMLLGNHDDHPALREWLEVLSGESPQLIVETYLFRVANTVFLHGDSANPRCTEARLIRSRSRTAHHRARGRAMNLLYHGAIRLRLHRAGANLIFPKRLVARRLLGYLGEVGQGPESGTEAVYFGHTHLALQDYLYQGVRFHNCGAPMRGLKFQVLLAETGAMSP; encoded by the coding sequence ATGAAGATTTGCTTTGTCTCCGACCTTCACCTCTTCTCCCAGCGCAGCCTCGCCGGACAATGGATGCCCCTGCTGCATGAGCGCATACGCGAAAGTTCCCTGGTAGTCTTGGGGGGCGATGTCTTTGATTTCAAGTGGTCCACGCACGGCTCGGCCGCGGCCACCGCAGAGGCGGCAAGCCAGTGGCTCCAGGCGCTGATGCGCATGCACCCGGCCCACACATTCGTCATGCTGCTGGGGAATCACGATGATCATCCCGCCCTGCGGGAGTGGCTGGAGGTCTTGTCCGGCGAGTCCCCGCAACTGATCGTGGAAACCTACCTCTTCCGGGTTGCCAACACGGTTTTTCTCCATGGCGATTCCGCCAATCCCCGTTGCACGGAGGCCCGGCTCATTCGCTCCCGCAGCCGGACCGCCCACCATCGTGCCCGGGGGCGGGCCATGAATCTCCTCTATCACGGGGCCATCCGCCTGCGTCTCCATCGCGCTGGGGCCAATCTCATTTTCCCAAAACGGTTGGTGGCGCGCAGGCTGCTGGGGTACCTCGGGGAGGTAGGGCAGGGGCCGGAGAGCGGCACAGAGGCGGTTTACTTTGGGCACACCCATCTCGCCTTGCAGGATTACCTGTACCAGGGCGTGCGTTTTCACAACTGCGGTGCCCCCATGCGCGGCCTGAAGTTCCAGGTTTTGCTCGCAGAAACCGGGGCCATGTCACCCTGA
- the lptE gene encoding LPS assembly lipoprotein LptE, whose translation MKKFAFLLAPLALSLLTQCAGYQLGASKPAKMVNVTKLAVPTFKNDTLEPRLEVLATNALIKKLQMDGAYKIVPASEADAVLNATIVDIHRSQFRAVRSNTLRTSELLMRLQIRYTVNDTAGTELMAGQASGASNSVLDPNVQLTERQALADAAERMSTSLASQISEGW comes from the coding sequence ATGAAAAAGTTTGCCTTTTTGCTCGCTCCTCTGGCCCTCTCCCTCCTCACTCAGTGCGCTGGCTACCAACTCGGGGCCAGCAAGCCCGCCAAAATGGTCAACGTGACCAAACTTGCGGTTCCCACGTTCAAGAACGACACGCTTGAGCCCCGGCTTGAAGTGCTCGCCACGAACGCGCTGATCAAGAAGCTCCAGATGGACGGTGCCTACAAGATCGTGCCAGCCAGCGAGGCTGATGCGGTGCTGAACGCCACCATCGTGGACATCCATCGCAGCCAGTTCCGCGCCGTGCGCAGCAACACCCTGCGCACCAGCGAGCTCCTCATGCGCTTGCAGATCCGTTACACGGTGAATGACACCGCGGGCACCGAGCTCATGGCGGGCCAGGCCTCCGGTGCGTCGAACAGCGTGCTGGACCCCAACGTGCAGCTCACGGAGCGCCAGGCCCTGGCCGATGCTGCTGAGCGCATGTCCACGTCGCTGGCCAGTCAGATTTCGGAAGGCTGGTAA
- a CDS encoding glycogen/starch/alpha-glucan phosphorylase, whose protein sequence is MWQSESTPSPEAPAPLDDAELAASLKASIRNHLLFTLAHDPTTARRAHWWTATCMAVRDRALAISFKTMAAHRSKNTRRVNYLSLEYLMGRLLENNLRNTGLYDAAKSALGELGQDLETIINEEADMGLGNGGLGRLAACFLDSLSTLDLPAVGYGIHYEFGLFRQEFVNGRQVEQPDPWIRDGNPWNIVRPEYKVEVNLYGRAIQHFDDRGNSVYTWENTKKLVGLPWDIPIIGFDSKTVNFLRLWESRATDEFNLRVFNEGSYIEALHDKAAGETVSKILYPNDATESGKELRLVQQYFFVACSLSDIIRRYKRDNQGWDAFPEKVAIQLNDTHPAVAIPELMRLLTDVESLPWLTAWSICQRTFCYTNHTLLPEALETWSVPLFERVLPRHLQIIYAINQHLITNVISKKWPDDVDKIRTLSLIDENGGKSVRMAHLSVHGSRHTNGVAALHTRLLKEKLFPEFNELYPDRFLNMTNGITPRRWLMVCNPELTSLINESIGTEWTRDASKLKALESFAEDPVFQQRFRAIKRLHKERLTHVIKDLTGYSVSADAIFDVQIKRLHEYKRQHLNLLNILTLYRRLLQDPGYDMQPRVFIFAAKAAPGYYLAKNIIFAINAVAEKINNDPRILGKLKVVFLPNYGVTLAERIIPAADISEQISTAGKEASGTGNMKLALNGALTIGTLDGANVEIKDEVGDDNIFIFGLTVEEVEDLRQKGYNPWDYYWNDPELRNAIDWIGSDFFTGNSDDFKPLRSSLLEGGDPFLCCADYRTYVDTQGKVDAAYRDSANWTRMSILNTARMGFFSSDRTISEYAEQIWNLPRVEVG, encoded by the coding sequence ATGTGGCAATCCGAATCCACCCCCTCTCCTGAAGCGCCAGCACCTCTGGATGACGCTGAACTCGCTGCGTCCCTGAAGGCCTCCATCCGGAACCACCTGCTCTTCACCCTGGCACACGATCCGACGACGGCACGGCGGGCGCACTGGTGGACGGCGACGTGCATGGCAGTGCGGGATCGCGCGCTGGCCATCTCCTTCAAGACGATGGCTGCCCACCGCAGCAAGAACACCCGGCGGGTGAACTACCTCTCACTGGAGTACCTCATGGGCCGCCTGCTGGAGAACAACCTGCGTAACACCGGTCTCTATGACGCGGCCAAGTCCGCACTCGGTGAGCTCGGCCAGGATCTGGAGACGATCATCAACGAGGAGGCCGACATGGGCCTGGGCAACGGCGGTCTCGGCCGTCTGGCGGCTTGTTTCCTTGATTCCCTCTCCACGCTGGACCTGCCGGCGGTGGGCTACGGCATTCACTATGAGTTCGGCCTCTTCCGCCAGGAGTTCGTGAACGGCCGTCAGGTGGAGCAGCCGGATCCCTGGATCCGCGACGGCAACCCCTGGAACATTGTCCGTCCCGAGTACAAGGTGGAGGTGAACCTCTACGGCCGCGCCATCCAGCACTTCGACGACCGCGGCAACTCCGTGTACACCTGGGAGAACACGAAAAAGCTTGTGGGCCTGCCCTGGGACATCCCCATCATCGGCTTTGACTCCAAGACGGTGAACTTCCTCCGCCTGTGGGAGAGCCGTGCCACGGACGAGTTCAACCTCCGCGTCTTCAATGAGGGGTCCTACATCGAGGCCCTTCATGACAAGGCGGCGGGCGAGACGGTCTCCAAGATCCTCTACCCCAATGACGCGACCGAGAGCGGCAAGGAACTGCGTCTCGTGCAGCAGTACTTCTTTGTCGCCTGCTCGCTCAGCGACATCATCCGCCGCTACAAGCGGGACAACCAGGGCTGGGATGCCTTCCCGGAGAAGGTGGCGATCCAGCTCAATGACACGCACCCGGCGGTGGCGATCCCCGAGCTGATGCGTCTGCTGACGGATGTGGAGAGCCTCCCGTGGCTCACCGCCTGGAGCATCTGCCAGCGCACCTTCTGCTACACGAACCACACCCTCCTGCCGGAGGCGCTGGAGACCTGGAGCGTGCCGCTCTTTGAGCGTGTGCTGCCGCGTCACCTGCAGATCATCTACGCGATCAACCAGCACCTCATCACGAATGTTATTTCCAAGAAATGGCCGGATGACGTGGACAAGATCCGCACGCTGTCCCTGATCGATGAGAACGGCGGCAAGTCCGTCCGCATGGCGCACCTCTCTGTGCACGGCAGCCGTCATACGAACGGCGTGGCCGCGCTGCACACGCGCCTGCTGAAAGAGAAGCTCTTCCCCGAGTTCAACGAGCTCTATCCGGACCGCTTCCTGAACATGACCAACGGCATCACCCCGCGTCGCTGGCTCATGGTCTGCAACCCGGAGCTCACCTCCCTGATCAACGAGTCCATCGGCACCGAGTGGACGCGGGATGCGTCCAAGCTGAAGGCCCTGGAGTCCTTTGCAGAAGATCCGGTCTTCCAGCAGCGCTTCCGTGCCATCAAACGCCTGCACAAGGAGCGGCTGACGCATGTGATCAAGGATCTCACCGGCTACTCCGTGAGCGCCGATGCGATTTTTGACGTGCAGATCAAGCGTCTGCACGAGTACAAGCGCCAGCACCTGAACCTGCTGAACATCCTCACCCTCTACCGCCGCCTCCTCCAGGATCCGGGGTATGACATGCAGCCGCGCGTCTTCATCTTCGCCGCCAAAGCTGCTCCGGGCTACTACCTGGCCAAGAACATCATCTTCGCCATCAACGCCGTGGCTGAGAAGATCAACAACGACCCGCGCATCCTCGGGAAGCTCAAGGTCGTGTTCCTGCCAAACTACGGCGTCACCCTGGCAGAGCGCATCATCCCCGCCGCAGACATCTCCGAGCAGATCTCCACTGCAGGCAAGGAAGCCAGCGGCACCGGCAACATGAAACTGGCGCTCAACGGCGCGCTCACCATCGGCACACTCGATGGCGCGAACGTCGAGATCAAAGACGAAGTCGGCGACGACAACATCTTCATCTTCGGCCTCACGGTCGAGGAGGTGGAAGATCTCCGCCAGAAGGGCTACAACCCCTGGGACTACTACTGGAACGATCCCGAGCTGCGCAATGCGATCGACTGGATCGGCAGCGACTTCTTCACCGGCAACTCGGACGACTTCAAGCCGCTCCGTAGCAGCCTGCTCGAAGGCGGGGACCCCTTCCTCTGCTGTGCGGACTACCGCACCTATGTGGACACCCAGGGCAAGGTGGACGCCGCGTATCGTGATTCCGCGAACTGGACGCGCATGAGCATCCTCAACACCGCGCGCATGGGCTTCTTCTCCAGCGACCGCACCATCAGCGAGTACGCCGAGCAGATCTGGAATCTGCCGCGGGTCGAGGTGGGGTGA
- a CDS encoding TetR/AcrR family transcriptional regulator: MAVTLGQPPAAYAPDRPRSSHTREALLDAAEQLLVEHGVAGTSTRAIIKAAGANLGAVNYHFGTKEDLVLEVFARRLRPLNRDRIARLDALEAEAEGQPVPLEKIVEAIVRPSVEARETQPGTTMALFRLICRGFQDPNPQLKAFLNKECAEFATRMDAALLRALPWLPPQELVWRERFLFGALNHGLDSWVHFDNLPHPNPEMQPMRPDREGFIRRMVSFIAAGLSAPLA, encoded by the coding sequence ATGGCCGTCACCCTTGGCCAGCCCCCGGCCGCATACGCCCCTGATCGCCCCCGGAGTTCCCATACCCGGGAGGCACTGCTGGATGCTGCCGAGCAGCTCCTCGTCGAGCACGGCGTGGCGGGCACCTCTACCCGGGCGATCATCAAGGCCGCCGGGGCGAATCTGGGCGCGGTGAACTATCACTTCGGCACCAAGGAAGACCTTGTCCTGGAAGTCTTTGCCCGCCGTCTGCGCCCCCTGAACCGCGACCGCATCGCGCGGCTGGACGCGCTGGAGGCCGAAGCCGAAGGCCAGCCGGTCCCCTTGGAAAAGATCGTGGAGGCCATTGTGCGCCCCTCTGTGGAGGCGCGCGAGACGCAGCCGGGCACCACCATGGCGCTGTTCCGCCTCATCTGTCGCGGCTTCCAGGATCCCAACCCGCAGCTGAAGGCCTTCTTGAACAAGGAATGTGCGGAATTTGCGACCCGCATGGATGCCGCCCTGTTGCGTGCCCTGCCCTGGCTGCCGCCGCAAGAGCTGGTCTGGCGGGAGCGCTTCCTCTTTGGAGCCCTGAACCACGGGCTCGACTCCTGGGTGCACTTTGACAACCTGCCGCATCCCAACCCGGAAATGCAGCCTATGCGGCCGGACCGTGAAGGCTTCATCCGCCGGATGGTCTCCTTCATCGCCGCCGGATTGTCCGCGCCTCTTGCCTGA
- a CDS encoding zinc-binding metallopeptidase family protein, translating to MKAFRCCCSNTLYFENSHCLQCGVQVGFDPTTSTMVPLTKDSPFQWCNNGLQHGVCNWVVPRSPAGSLCVACQFNHIIPNLSVEPGVPAWARFERAKRRALYSILQLDLPLVNRVADPVYGLAFDFLVPTPALPVTTGHQNGVITMNLEEASDSIRERNRELLREPYRTLLGHFRHELAHYYWYLWFEKPPVNFDLLNGFQKVFGDQRVDYASALQRYYTSGPPPGWQLTHVSAYATMHPWEDWAETWAHYLHITDALETAREFGMSAEPVASETAFDPATILLPPPLKEEDPSDFLDIIHRWSALSPALNEIASSLGQRNLYPFVHSTTTVTKLYFIHQIIQLAENRAQSLSTAPVPAAPPVAAGAPTPGSVPAPAPAVAPLPSEVAPDNRTKDLHTAQPQAIRKE from the coding sequence ATGAAAGCCTTCCGGTGCTGCTGTTCCAACACCCTCTACTTTGAAAACAGTCACTGCCTGCAATGCGGTGTGCAGGTGGGGTTCGATCCCACCACGTCCACGATGGTGCCACTGACGAAGGATTCCCCCTTCCAGTGGTGCAACAACGGCCTCCAGCATGGGGTGTGCAACTGGGTGGTGCCGAGAAGCCCCGCAGGCTCGCTCTGTGTGGCCTGCCAGTTCAATCACATCATTCCGAACCTGAGCGTGGAGCCGGGCGTCCCGGCCTGGGCGCGGTTTGAGCGGGCCAAGCGACGGGCGCTGTACTCGATCCTCCAGCTTGATCTCCCCCTGGTGAACCGGGTGGCGGACCCAGTGTACGGGCTGGCGTTTGATTTCCTCGTTCCCACTCCGGCGCTGCCTGTGACCACCGGCCATCAGAACGGGGTGATCACCATGAACCTGGAGGAGGCGAGCGACTCCATCCGCGAGCGCAACCGCGAGCTGCTGCGTGAACCGTATAGAACCCTGCTGGGCCACTTCCGCCATGAGCTGGCGCACTACTACTGGTACCTGTGGTTCGAGAAGCCCCCGGTGAACTTCGACCTCCTGAATGGCTTCCAAAAAGTGTTTGGCGATCAGCGGGTGGACTACGCCTCCGCCCTCCAGAGGTACTACACCTCCGGCCCGCCGCCCGGCTGGCAGCTCACTCACGTGTCTGCCTACGCGACCATGCACCCGTGGGAAGACTGGGCGGAGACCTGGGCGCACTACCTGCACATCACGGATGCGCTGGAGACGGCCCGGGAGTTTGGCATGAGTGCGGAGCCGGTGGCCAGTGAGACGGCCTTCGACCCCGCCACCATCCTCCTGCCCCCGCCCCTCAAGGAGGAGGATCCCTCGGACTTTTTGGACATCATTCACCGGTGGTCCGCCCTCTCCCCTGCCCTGAATGAGATCGCCAGCAGCCTGGGCCAGCGGAACCTCTACCCGTTTGTCCACTCGACCACCACCGTCACGAAGCTGTACTTCATCCACCAGATCATTCAGCTGGCGGAGAATCGGGCGCAGTCTCTCTCGACCGCGCCGGTCCCGGCGGCCCCTCCGGTGGCTGCGGGAGCCCCCACTCCGGGCTCGGTCCCTGCGCCTGCGCCTGCGGTTGCCCCGCTTCCGTCTGAAGTTGCACCGGACAATCGCACCAAGGACTTGCACACCGCACAGCCTCAAGCTATCCGCAAGGAATGA
- the rsmI gene encoding 16S rRNA (cytidine(1402)-2'-O)-methyltransferase gives MSDVTAPSTGKLQLVATPIGNLGDFSLRAVEVLKAATLVACEDTRRTIHLLQHHGLHLPLVSLTEHNEARRIPEFIEKLHDGASIALVSDAGFPTVSDPGQRLVHAVIAAGIKVEVIPGATAVLTALAGSGLPTVPFYFGGFLPHKKGQRDKEMEVAMARECTSVYFESPYRLVDTLQMIANRAPNHPVVVARELTKMFEEFQRGSAQSVLNHFAMKAPKGEITLLIAPAELPKWMTRQNSSSDDKE, from the coding sequence ATGTCTGATGTGACAGCGCCAAGCACTGGCAAGCTGCAACTGGTCGCCACCCCCATCGGGAACCTGGGCGACTTCTCTCTGCGGGCCGTGGAGGTGCTCAAGGCCGCCACCCTGGTGGCCTGTGAGGACACCCGCCGCACCATCCATCTCCTCCAGCACCACGGGCTGCATCTGCCGCTCGTCTCCCTGACGGAGCACAACGAAGCGCGGCGCATTCCGGAGTTTATCGAGAAACTGCACGACGGGGCCAGCATCGCGCTCGTCTCGGACGCAGGCTTCCCCACCGTGTCAGATCCCGGTCAGCGGCTCGTGCATGCGGTCATCGCCGCGGGCATCAAGGTGGAGGTCATCCCCGGAGCGACAGCCGTGCTCACGGCCCTGGCGGGTTCCGGCCTGCCCACCGTTCCATTTTACTTTGGCGGCTTCCTCCCTCACAAGAAGGGACAGAGGGACAAGGAGATGGAGGTGGCAATGGCGCGGGAGTGCACGAGCGTGTACTTCGAGTCCCCCTACCGTCTGGTGGACACCCTGCAGATGATCGCCAACCGGGCACCCAATCACCCCGTCGTCGTCGCCCGGGAACTCACAAAAATGTTTGAGGAATTTCAGCGCGGATCGGCTCAGTCCGTGCTTAACCACTTCGCCATGAAAGCTCCCAAAGGAGAAATCACGCTGCTCATCGCGCCTGCGGAGCTTCCCAAGTGGATGACCCGCCAGAACAGCAGCTCTGACGACAAGGAGTAA
- the leuB gene encoding 3-isopropylmalate dehydrogenase, producing the protein MSKVHKIAVLAGDGIGPEVMAEAIKVLGTITSKFGTQFEFSEQLVGGAAIDAKGKALPEDTLAVCEQSDAILFGSVGGPKWEKLPPNEQPERGALLPLRKHFGLFANLRPSICYPSLTHASPVKDELIQGGFNVLCVRELTGGLYFGQPKFRKEIDGEMTAVDTMVYKKSEIERIAHVAFKAAQGRRKELTSIDKANVLENGLLWRATVEEVAKSYPDVKLSHLYVDNAAMQLIKNPRGFDVVLCENLFGDILSDEMAMIAGSLGMLASASLGKAKGDGLYFGLFEPSGGTAPDIAGKGIANPIAQILSTALLLRFSLGLEAEAQAIETAVRKVIDDGLRTGDIYSGAEGTRKVNTREIGEAISQAI; encoded by the coding sequence ATGAGTAAAGTTCACAAGATCGCAGTCCTCGCCGGTGACGGCATTGGCCCTGAAGTAATGGCGGAAGCCATCAAGGTGCTTGGCACCATCACGAGCAAATTTGGCACCCAGTTCGAGTTCAGCGAGCAGCTGGTGGGCGGCGCGGCGATTGACGCGAAGGGCAAGGCCCTGCCTGAGGACACCCTGGCGGTCTGTGAGCAGAGCGATGCGATCCTCTTCGGCAGCGTGGGCGGCCCCAAGTGGGAGAAGCTTCCTCCCAATGAGCAGCCAGAGCGCGGGGCACTGCTGCCCCTGCGCAAGCACTTTGGCCTCTTCGCCAACCTCCGCCCTTCCATCTGCTACCCCTCCCTGACCCACGCCTCTCCCGTGAAGGACGAGCTCATTCAGGGTGGGTTCAACGTGCTGTGCGTGCGTGAACTCACCGGCGGCCTCTACTTTGGCCAGCCGAAGTTCCGGAAAGAGATCGATGGCGAAATGACGGCGGTGGACACGATGGTGTACAAGAAGAGCGAGATCGAGCGCATCGCGCACGTCGCTTTCAAGGCCGCCCAGGGTCGCCGCAAGGAACTCACGTCCATCGACAAGGCCAACGTGCTGGAAAACGGCCTGCTCTGGCGGGCCACGGTGGAGGAGGTGGCCAAGTCCTACCCGGACGTGAAGCTCTCCCACCTGTATGTGGACAATGCCGCCATGCAGCTCATCAAGAACCCGCGCGGGTTTGATGTGGTGCTGTGCGAGAACCTCTTTGGCGACATCCTCAGCGATGAGATGGCGATGATCGCAGGCTCCCTGGGCATGCTGGCCAGCGCCAGCCTCGGCAAGGCCAAGGGCGATGGACTGTACTTTGGCCTCTTCGAGCCGAGCGGCGGTACCGCCCCGGACATCGCGGGCAAAGGCATCGCCAACCCGATTGCCCAGATCCTATCCACCGCTTTGCTCCTCCGTTTTTCCCTCGGGCTCGAGGCGGAAGCGCAGGCCATTGAGACGGCTGTTCGCAAGGTCATCGACGACGGTTTGCGCACGGGCGACATCTACAGCGGTGCCGAAGGCACCCGCAAAGTGAACACCCGCGAGATCGGCGAGGCGATCTCCCAGGCTATCTAA